The sequence GGTCAACGCCGCCCGCGTGCTCGGCGCTTCGACCGCCCAGATCTTCCGGAAGATCATGATCCCCCTGACGATGCCGGCCATCGTCAGCAGCGCGGTCCTGGTGTTCTCCCTGAGCATTTCGTCCTACCTGGTACCGGCCCTGATCACCGGGGGCACGCTCAGACTGCTGCCGCTGGCGATCTTCACCTACACGACCGACGTCATCAACTGGCCGTTCGCGTCAGCGCTGGCTGTGGTCCTGCTCGTGCTGGTGCTGGGCGTGACCTACACGGTCACAGCGGTCACGAACCGCCTCACCGCGCGGGGGAAGTGGCAGGTGGTCTGATGGGACGGACGCTGCTGCGTCTGTATGCCTACCTGATGACCGCGGTCTTCTTCCTGCCCATCGCCGTGACCGTGCCCGTCGCCGTCACGACCACTGGCTACGTCACCTTTCCCCCCGTCGGGTTCACCCTCAAGTGGTTCCACGCAGCCTTCGCCGACAAGATCCTCATGGACGCGCTCGGCCGCAGCGTCATGCTGGCGCTCACTTCGTCCGCCGTCTCCGTCGCGGTAGCCTTCCTGGCGGCGTTCGCGGTGGAGCGGAACGGCTTTCGTGGCAAGGACGTCATCGAGACCTTCTTCATGGGGCCGAAGATGGTCCCGCAGATCATCCTCGTCTTGGGGTTGCTGGTCTTTTACGAATCCGTCGGTCTCGCCGAGACGGCCGTCGGGCTGCTCATGGCCCACGTCATGATCAGCCTGCCGTTTGCGTTCCGCGCTCTCCTCGCCACCATCGGGGCGATCGACCGTCGGCTCGAGTGGAGCGCTGAGATCCTGGGGGCCAGCCGCGTGCAGGTCCTGACGCGCATCATCCTGCCGCAGATGAAGACCGGTGCCTACGCGGCCTTCATCTTCGCCTTCATGGCGTCCTTCACGAACGTCACAATGGCCCTCTTCCTGGCCGCCGTCGGTAGAAAGACCCTTCCCGTGGAGATGTTCCATCGGATGCACGTCGGAGGCATGAGCCCCACGCTCCCGGCGCTGGCGTTCGTTCTGGCGCTCGTCGGCATCGGCGCGTTTATCGTCGCCGACCGCACTGTCGGTATCTACAAGTACCTGGGAGGCACAGGCCACTAGGGGCCGCACAGCTCTGGAAGGACTCGGGTTGCGTATCACTGAGGTAGCGATCTATCGCGTCGACCTCCCCCTGGCGGAGCCCTTCGAGCATGCGTCCTCAGGACTGGTTACCGCTCTGGAGGAGGTCGTCGCGGCGGTCCGCACAGATGCCGGGCTCACCGGGTACGGAGAGGTGCGGGGCAACTGCGGCTACGTGACTGGCGACGTCCCGGACAGGGTGGTCGCCGTCGCCGCCCATCTGGCGCCGTTGCTCCTGGGCCGCCCTGTGGAGGACCTGGCCCGGCTCCGGGCCGCTCTCGAGGATGCAGTCGTCGGCAACACGGCGGCCAAGGCCCTCCTCGACATCGCCCTCCACGACCTCCTGGCCCGCGCGCGGGGCATCTCCGTGGCGGAGCTGCTCGGGGGCCAGGTGCACGACCGGCTGCCCACCGACGTCAGCGTGCCTTTCGGCACGGTCGAGGCTGCGGCAGACCAGGCTCGCCGGGCGGTCCGCGAAGGGTACCGCACGATCAAAGTGCGCGTCGGCGGGCCGACCGCGGTCGACGAGGCCCGGCTGGCGGCGGTCCGGGAAGCCGTCGACGCAGCAGACGGCCCGGAAGTCGCGGTCGCGGTCGACGCTAACGGGGCGCTGGAGGCCAAGGAGGCCGTACGCCGCCTGCGGCGGTGGGAGCGGTATGGGCTGGGGTGGATCGAGCAGCCGGTCCCTGCGTGGGATATCCGGGGGCTGCGGTACGTGCGCGAACATACCGACATCCCGGTCATGGCCGACGAGTCCGTCCTCGGGCCCCGGGAGGTGCTGGCGCTGGTCCGGGAGCAGGCGGTCGACATGCTGCACTTCAAGCTGGTGAAGGCGGGAGGGTTCGTGCCCGTCCGCCGCATGATGGCGATCGCCGAGGCCGCCGAGATCCCTTACATGGTCGGGCAGATGGACGAGGGCATGGTGGCGACGGCAGCGGCGGTCCAGTGCGCTGCAGCCTCCCGGGCCGCCTTCTTCGAGGTGCACGGGCACCAACGCGTCGCGATGCAGCCCTTCTCGGGCATCCAGGTCGCTGGCGGCGCCGTCATCGTCCCGCGGGGCCCGGGCCTCGCGGTGGACGTGGACGAGCGCGCGCTGAAGCTCGTCTTCCTCGTCAGGGCGGACGACGTACGCGGAGGGGTCTCGTCGGGCGGGACGTCGTCAGGGTCGGCCGGATGAGCCGCCGAGAGGTCCGACTGCTCCCCGTCCTGGACACCGACCCGCCCGGCTACAACGCCGTGGTCT is a genomic window of Armatimonadota bacterium containing:
- a CDS encoding ABC transporter permease subunit, yielding MGRTLLRLYAYLMTAVFFLPIAVTVPVAVTTTGYVTFPPVGFTLKWFHAAFADKILMDALGRSVMLALTSSAVSVAVAFLAAFAVERNGFRGKDVIETFFMGPKMVPQIILVLGLLVFYESVGLAETAVGLLMAHVMISLPFAFRALLATIGAIDRRLEWSAEILGASRVQVLTRIILPQMKTGAYAAFIFAFMASFTNVTMALFLAAVGRKTLPVEMFHRMHVGGMSPTLPALAFVLALVGIGAFIVADRTVGIYKYLGGTGH
- a CDS encoding dipeptide epimerase — its product is MRITEVAIYRVDLPLAEPFEHASSGLVTALEEVVAAVRTDAGLTGYGEVRGNCGYVTGDVPDRVVAVAAHLAPLLLGRPVEDLARLRAALEDAVVGNTAAKALLDIALHDLLARARGISVAELLGGQVHDRLPTDVSVPFGTVEAAADQARRAVREGYRTIKVRVGGPTAVDEARLAAVREAVDAADGPEVAVAVDANGALEAKEAVRRLRRWERYGLGWIEQPVPAWDIRGLRYVREHTDIPVMADESVLGPREVLALVREQAVDMLHFKLVKAGGFVPVRRMMAIAEAAEIPYMVGQMDEGMVATAAAVQCAAASRAAFFEVHGHQRVAMQPFSGIQVAGGAVIVPRGPGLAVDVDERALKLVFLVRADDVRGGVSSGGTSSGSAG